A single Prinia subflava isolate CZ2003 ecotype Zambia chromosome W unlocalized genomic scaffold, Cam_Psub_1.2 scaffold_56_NEW, whole genome shotgun sequence DNA region contains:
- the LOC134565298 gene encoding uncharacterized protein LOC134565298, with protein MGQMLREYISSVVAPLAPADGKPSPCPDKGDSDGAAVEPTDVTTVQVPDEPQGQSQPAAVAPVETKKSKVKSANPGNKDKKGGPSQPAGKPQVGIITESMSYESLRNLQKDIARRGCEAYTAWSLWVWDLMGTGMQLDGGEARNLGPLTQDSGVNQVFVREQGPLYLWERLLMSVRERFVHRERMQEYHHRMCWKTLEEGIQQLREVAVLEALFGRSGQQDNDPDKVRCTGQMLWYLATLGPSQYATFIGTIIAEENRETVGSVATKLRNYESMISGPMQAQVSGVVTELKEEMREMREEMRRNSPHVGPVQVTGPKITAQRPPARERGYTPRADLCLFLRDHGEDMGVWHGKPTSVLAARVRELQERNTNRGGSTRMKVASASHE; from the coding sequence ATGGGCCAGATGCTGAGGGAGTACATTTCCTCTGTGGTAGCCCCATTAGCCCCAGCTGATGggaaaccctccccctgccctgacaAAGGAGACTCTgatggtgcagcagtggaacccacagacgttacaactgtccaggttccagatgaaccacaggggcagtcacagccagcagcagtcgCCCCTGTGGAAACAAAGAAGTCTAAGGTGAAATCGGCAAACCCAGGTAATAAGGATAAGAAAGGAGGGCCCTCACAACCTGCTGGGAAGCCTCAGGTTGGGATCATCACTGAGTCCATGTCGTATGAAAGTCTCCGTAATCTGCAAAAAGATATTGCACGACGGGGATGTGAGGCCTATACAGCCTGGTCACTTtgggtctgggaccttatgggtacaGGTatgcaactggatggtggtgaggcaaggaatttggggcccttgacccaagactcaggtgtgaatcaggtatttgtaagggAGCAAGGACCCCTTTACCTTTGGGAGCGGCTTTtgatgagtgtaagggagaggtttgtccacagagaaaGAATGCAGGAATACCACCATAGAATGTGCTGGAAGACtcttgaggaagggatccaacagctgagggAAGTGGCGGTATTGGAGGCACTTTTTGGGAGGAGCGGACAGCAGGATAATGACCCCGACAAGGTtaggtgcacagggcaaatgttgtggtATCTGGCAACTCTAGGGCCATCTCAATATGCCACCTTCATTGGAACAATTATTGCTGAGGAGAACCGAGAGACAGTGGGTTCTGTAGCCACCAAGCTCAGAAATTATGAGAGCATGATCAGTGGTCCGATGCAGGCTCAGGTCTCTGGCGTGGTTACAGAACTTAAGGAGGAGATGAGGGAgatgagggaggagatgaggaggaacagtcCCCACGTGGGACCGGTGCAAGTTACAGGCCCCAAAATCACAGCCCAACGTCCcccagctagagagagagggtacaccccacgagctgaccTGTGTCTTTTTCTtcgtgaccatggggaagacatgggagtGTGgcatgggaaacccacttctgtcctggcagcacgggtgcgtgagcttcaggaaagaaacactaaccgagggggttccactagaatgaaggtagcctcagcctcccatgaaTAA